A stretch of the Haloarchaeobius salinus genome encodes the following:
- a CDS encoding succinic semialdehyde dehydrogenase translates to MTDLLADDALPSTLTRARFERLDGLVATADDDRDRRAVTEVFTGGTAATVTECEPADVEYAVERAAAAQERWADRSPEERAAVVKRLHDIVLDRQDELLDLAQLESGKSRAHAFEEVLDVALTSRYYGYRAPEMLATERRDAAVPLLSSTAEVVHHPVGVVGVIAPWNYPITLAISDALPALLAGNAVVLKPAETTPYTALALVELLREAGLPHDLVQVVTGDGGELGPALVDSVDYVSFTGSTATGREVAAAAGRNLVDCSLELGGKNSVVVLDDADLDEAVEGVVGACFTNAGQLCIGTERVFVDESLYDEFRSRFVAAVSDLSLGAGYRYGVDVGSLASADQLETVEAHVADARERGATVHVGGDHRPDLGPYFYEPTVLTGLPDDARAACEETFGPVVSVAPVSGEREAIERTNDTDYGLNASVWTTDRDRGRAVARAIDTGTVTINGGYLETWAAIDAPMGGRKDSGIGRRHGEEGLMRYTESQTIAARNYPVTPPLGVPSEWYARALSASLRLWRKVPFLR, encoded by the coding sequence ATGACCGACCTGCTGGCCGACGACGCCCTCCCGTCGACGCTGACCCGGGCGCGCTTCGAGCGGCTCGACGGCCTCGTGGCGACGGCCGACGACGACCGCGACCGCCGCGCCGTCACCGAGGTGTTCACCGGTGGGACCGCTGCGACCGTGACCGAGTGCGAGCCCGCGGACGTCGAGTACGCCGTCGAGCGGGCCGCCGCGGCGCAGGAACGCTGGGCCGACCGCTCGCCCGAGGAGCGCGCCGCCGTCGTGAAACGCCTCCACGACATCGTCCTCGACCGTCAGGACGAGCTGCTCGACCTCGCCCAGCTCGAGAGCGGCAAGTCCCGCGCCCACGCCTTCGAGGAGGTGCTCGACGTGGCACTCACGAGCCGCTACTACGGCTACCGCGCTCCGGAGATGCTCGCGACCGAGCGACGCGATGCCGCCGTCCCCCTGCTCTCCTCGACGGCCGAGGTCGTCCACCATCCGGTCGGCGTCGTCGGCGTCATCGCACCCTGGAACTACCCCATCACGCTCGCCATCTCCGACGCGCTCCCCGCGCTGCTCGCCGGGAACGCCGTCGTGCTGAAGCCCGCGGAGACGACGCCGTACACCGCGCTGGCGCTCGTCGAACTCCTGCGCGAGGCGGGCCTCCCCCACGACCTCGTGCAGGTCGTCACCGGCGACGGCGGGGAACTCGGGCCTGCGCTGGTCGACTCGGTGGACTACGTCAGCTTCACCGGCTCGACCGCCACGGGCCGCGAGGTCGCCGCCGCCGCGGGCCGCAACCTCGTGGACTGCTCCCTCGAACTCGGCGGGAAGAACTCGGTCGTGGTGCTCGACGACGCCGACCTCGACGAGGCCGTCGAGGGGGTCGTCGGCGCGTGCTTCACGAACGCCGGCCAGCTCTGCATCGGCACCGAGCGCGTCTTCGTCGACGAGTCGCTGTACGACGAGTTCCGCTCGCGGTTCGTCGCCGCCGTCTCCGACCTCTCGCTCGGGGCGGGCTACCGGTACGGTGTGGACGTTGGCTCGCTCGCCTCGGCAGACCAGCTCGAGACCGTGGAGGCACACGTCGCCGACGCCCGCGAACGGGGTGCGACGGTCCACGTCGGCGGCGACCACCGGCCCGACCTCGGCCCGTACTTCTACGAGCCCACGGTCCTCACCGGCCTGCCTGACGACGCCCGGGCCGCCTGCGAGGAGACGTTCGGCCCGGTCGTGAGCGTCGCACCGGTCTCCGGCGAGCGCGAGGCCATCGAGCGGACGAACGACACCGACTACGGGCTCAACGCGAGCGTCTGGACGACCGACCGCGACCGCGGACGGGCCGTCGCCCGGGCCATCGACACCGGGACGGTCACCATCAACGGCGGCTACCTCGAGACCTGGGCGGCCATCGACGCACCGATGGGCGGCCGGAAGGACTCGGGAATCGGTCGTCGCCACGGCGAGGAGGGGCTCATGCGGTACACGGAGTCACAGACCATCGCGGCGAGGAACTACCCGGTCACCCCGCCCCTCGGCGTCCCGTCCGAGTGGTACGCCCGGGCGCTTTCGGCCTCGCTCCGGCTCTGGCGGAAGGTGCCGTTCCTGCGGTAA
- a CDS encoding pyridoxamine 5'-phosphate oxidase family protein — MFPLRGAWDHDDVAAFLDDARIPVRLACRTPKGGLWMLSLWFEYDPEAGQLACATAASADVVRYLREDDTVAFEISTNRPPYRGIRGQGIAAVGPDEEKALLRRLLDRYLGGTDSDLARNLLDPDREEVRIAVDVTKAYTWDFSDRMPSEAAADAE; from the coding sequence ATGTTCCCGCTCCGCGGGGCGTGGGACCACGACGACGTGGCCGCGTTCCTGGACGACGCCCGGATACCCGTCAGGCTCGCCTGTCGCACGCCGAAGGGCGGGCTCTGGATGCTGTCGCTCTGGTTCGAGTACGACCCCGAGGCGGGCCAGCTGGCCTGCGCGACGGCCGCGTCGGCCGACGTGGTGCGCTACCTCCGCGAGGACGACACCGTCGCGTTCGAGATCTCGACGAACCGACCGCCGTACCGCGGCATCCGCGGGCAGGGAATCGCGGCCGTCGGGCCCGACGAGGAGAAGGCGCTGCTGCGTCGCCTCCTCGACCGCTACCTCGGCGGCACCGACTCCGACCTCGCGCGGAACCTGCTCGACCCCGACCGCGAGGAGGTCCGCATCGCGGTCGACGTGACGAAGGCGTACACCTGGGACTTCTCCGACCGGATGCCGAGCGAGGCCGCGGCCGACGCCGAGTGA
- a CDS encoding universal stress protein — MVDRILVPFDESEQARTALEHALTTHPDAEVVVLNVIDLMEAGYSAPFDGGLPGYWEEWYEQEEQAAEELLARAQEIADEYDAELETEVVVGRPARSINEYADENDIDQILIGSHGRTGVSRILLGSVAEAVVRRAHCPVTVVR; from the coding sequence ATGGTCGACAGAATCCTGGTCCCCTTCGACGAGTCCGAACAGGCACGGACGGCACTGGAGCACGCGCTGACGACCCACCCGGACGCCGAGGTCGTCGTCCTGAACGTCATCGACCTGATGGAGGCGGGGTACAGCGCCCCGTTCGACGGCGGCCTCCCCGGCTACTGGGAGGAGTGGTACGAGCAGGAGGAGCAGGCGGCCGAGGAGCTGCTCGCCCGGGCCCAGGAGATCGCCGACGAGTACGACGCCGAACTGGAGACGGAGGTCGTCGTCGGCCGACCGGCCCGCTCCATCAACGAGTACGCCGACGAGAACGACATCGACCAGATACTCATCGGCAGCCACGGACGTACGGGCGTCAGCCGCATCCTGCTCGGCAGCGTCGCCGAGGCCGTCGTCCGACGTGCCCACTGCCCGGTGACGGTCGTCCGCTGA